The Cyanobacteriota bacterium genome has a segment encoding these proteins:
- a CDS encoding phosphoribulokinase → MVMKPDRVVLIGVAGDSGCGKSTFLRRLTDLFGQDLVTVICLDDYHSLDRKQRKETGITALDPRANNFDLMYEQVKALKEGKSVNKPVYNHETGTIDPPEVVEPNHIIVIEGLHPLYDERVRELLDFSVYLDISDDVKIAWKIQRDMAERGHRYEDVIAAINARRPDFLAYIDPQKKYADVVLQVLPTQLIKDDKERKVLRVQMIQRDDVPGFDPVYLFDEGSTIYWTPCGRKLTCSYPGMRFFYGPDAYFGHSVSVLEVDGQFDNLEEVIYIETHLSNTSTKYVGELTHLLLQHREYPGSNNGTGLFQVLTGLKMRATYERLTSREAKMAVSV, encoded by the coding sequence ATAGTTATGAAGCCAGACCGTGTAGTTTTAATCGGTGTCGCTGGAGACTCTGGTTGCGGTAAGTCAACTTTTCTGCGCCGACTGACCGACTTGTTTGGGCAAGATTTGGTAACAGTAATTTGCCTAGACGACTATCACAGCCTGGACAGAAAACAGCGCAAAGAAACCGGCATTACTGCTCTTGATCCCAGGGCCAATAATTTCGATTTGATGTACGAACAAGTCAAGGCTCTAAAGGAAGGCAAATCAGTTAACAAGCCTGTCTATAATCATGAAACTGGTACGATCGATCCACCTGAAGTGGTTGAGCCTAACCACATCATTGTGATTGAGGGACTGCATCCGCTCTATGATGAGCGCGTTCGTGAGCTGCTTGATTTTAGCGTATACCTGGACATTAGTGATGACGTTAAAATTGCCTGGAAGATTCAGCGGGATATGGCTGAACGGGGTCATCGCTACGAAGATGTTATTGCCGCTATCAATGCTCGTCGTCCTGATTTTCTGGCCTACATCGACCCTCAGAAAAAATATGCCGATGTCGTTCTTCAGGTGTTGCCTACCCAGCTCATCAAAGATGACAAGGAGCGTAAGGTTCTGCGGGTGCAGATGATTCAGCGAGACGACGTTCCGGGCTTTGACCCAGTTTACCTGTTTGATGAAGGCTCAACCATTTACTGGACACCTTGTGGTCGCAAATTAACCTGCTCTTACCCCGGCATGAGGTTCTTCTATGGCCCCGATGCCTACTTTGGACATAGTGTGTCGGTATTGGAGGTAGATGGTCAGTTTGACAACCTAGAAGAGGTGATTTACATCGAGACCCACCTGAGCAATACTTCCACCAAGTATGTTGGTGAGCTTACCCATCTCTTGCTACAACATCGTGAATACCCAGGTTCAAACAATGGTACAGGGCTGTTCCAGGTGTTGACTGGCCTGAAAATGCGGGCGACTTATGAACGATTAACCTCCAGAGAAGCTAAGATGGCGGTATCAGTGTAG